The stretch of DNA CTCGGCACAATTAAAATTCCCACTGGATGGGTGAAAGCAGTTCTGGATCTGGGGTTTAACCATGCTGGTGTTTTCCCATCTGAAGAAGCTTCTTGGTGCtcccgtgcctcagtttccctcagCTGAGGAAGAGCTGCGTTTCCAGGCACCCCGAGATGGGGATTACAAGGAGTAAATGGGCAGCTGGACAGGAGAAAACAGCTTCTCTTTGCCCAGATTTTGGATTTAGTAACAGATTTGATTCAGAGGAAGGCGAGATGGGGAGAAAGCGCTTTTCTCCTGCAGTGCTTTGCAGCTGTGCCGTGGAGCCGTGTCCTGTGGTCCTCCCTCACATGAGCTCCTCTGCCAGGGTTTTTATGCTCCAAAATTTCTCTTTAGCAGAGCTCTGAGGCCGGGTGGGCTGTGGGGGGCTCTGGGCATGATTTCCAGGGGTGCTGTGACATCCTCTGCCAGTGCCACGAGTCGCTGTGAGCCTTGGGGACCTGAGGCAGGAATTGTGAGCTGGCTCTGCCCtctcctgagagctgcagtCCTGTGGGCACggtgggacaggaggagaggttTGGAcatccctcctgcccctggcaTGGCCCAGGGggaacagcagctggggagTTCAGCAAGGCTGAAatccctgagcagctcagagcagggatttgTGTCCGGGTTTGTGATCCTTTGGGGTGTTTGTCCATTCTCtcccctcctttcttctcccttcccagcGCAGCCCAGGTCCTGTGCTCGGTCCTGGGGGCTCCTGGCTGTCCTGGCCACCTCTGCCCgggctgggagcagtgctgggccGGGCATTCCCcttgccaagggcagggacagccctgccacGGGCTGGGAGCGCCTTGGCTCTCCCAGGGGAGCAATGTCGGGGTACAGCGGGTCTGGGGTCagaccccagctctgcctgggggagtcagagcagagctggagtcCCCACTGTGACCCCAGTCCCACCCgttccctggagcagggaaatccCAGGGGCTCTCAGAAAGGCTCCAGTTCCCAGCCACAGCAATTCCTTCTTCCTTCAGAGCCGGGGACTTTCTCAGTTTGACAATTATTCACTCCAAGCAGGAGCCCCCAGATTTCTCCCTGTTTGAGGAGCAGACCGGGGTTTGCTGCCCTCTCCCACTCCTTCTCCGGGCTCATTCCCGAGCCTGGGTCCCCCAGAAGCCCCTTCCTCACACCCACACCCCCAGGGTGGTGCCACCACCACGCTCAGCCTTCTCCTGGGGTTGTGGAGGGACCGCTTGGCTCTTCCAGCCTGGAAgattttgcaaagcaaaatcccctctggaaatatttcctgGTGTTCCCACAGCgtcagcagccagggctggggagagcctGGGGAGATttgcagccctgagctggggggtttggggaggaGGGGGTTCTGTGGGTGGTggtgaggatggggaaggagggatgTGCTCTGCACAcctgcagggaggagatggcagctggaaagggcagcagggctgtgctggattCCCCCTTGGCAGGGCCAGCCCGAGGGATCAGCTGGGGACGGGGTGTTGGTGAGGCTCCAACATTTATCCATTTATACAATGGATAATATAtgatattataattaataataaataattatcaTTCTGTTGGAATGAACAGGAGGAgttctgctggctctgtgcaccctgagctgcagaacTGCCCAGGTGTGCAGGCACTGACAGAGCTGCCCCAAAACTGCAGCCTCAACCTGACAGGGACAAAATgaccccaaaacaaaccctgcagctccctgggaggagggacagccagggaggctgggattgctcccaggaacagggaatgaggagagggaacagcctcaggctgggccaggggagctcagggtggacagagcaggaatttccccgTGGGAAGGGGgccaggccttggcaggggctgctcggggaggtttggagtgtccatccctggaggtgtccaagggACATCTGgactcagagctctgggctggggatgggctggggaCTGGGCAGAGCTTGGAGTCGATGACCCTGGAGGGGTTTTCCAGTGTTGATGATCCTGGGATTCAGAGTGAGGAGTGGGATGGGCACAGAGGGAAATTGGGACGGGCGATGCCGAGTGCAGGAGGTGCAGCCACCCTCACTGAGCTCAGgcaggtgtccccagcccagcagggccgTGGCAGAGGCACAAGGGATGGTTTGTTCTCCTCCCAGTTTGTTCCACTGAGCTGTTGGAAttcagcagcacaaaccccaccctcagggccagcagctccGGCCTGCTGGGATCCGATCTGGCATCGTTTCTCTTTGCTGGGATGGTGGAGCTCTCCAACAACTCACAAACAGAATTGAATCATAAACCAGagtgtcctgggctgggagggacccacaggatcatccagcccagctcctggccctgcacagaccccaaaaaccccaccctgggcatccctggagcgctgtccaaaccctcctggagctccggcAGCCTCGGGACCgttccctgggcagtgccagcacctctggggaagaacctttcctgatCTCCCACcaaaccctgccctggcccagctccagcccttccctgggtgctgtcGCTGCTCACAGCGAGCAGAGGTCAGAGCTGCCTCTTGTGAGGAGCTTTCAGACCCCAGTGAGGTCTGacctcagcctcctcctctccagcctggacAACTTTTCTCCTCTCCAACACCTGGAGAAATCCCCTGTCCCTTTCTCCACCGGCAGATCCCAGCAAGACCCCGAGGACATCCCACAAGCATCATGAGGCCTCCTGTCCTGGGCTTCGCTGCTCGCTCCTCAGCAGGACCCATCCCGGCTCCCACCGCTCTGGCCATCCTCCTGAGCTGCCTCTTCTCGGGGACACACAGCCAGACCCCAGGAGCCTTCCAGGAGAGCCCTGTGCCCCTGGAGACGCTCAGCCAggaccagcacagcctgctccagcccgGGCTGCTCCGGGCAGCGCCCTCCAACCTCTCTGCGGGCCCCTCGGAGCCGCCGCTGCTGCCCGTGTGCGCCAGGCCCGCCGACATCCGCCACGTCTTCAAGTACATCAACACCGTCGTGTCCTGCAGCATCTTCGTGGTGGGAATCATCGGCAACTCCACGCTGCTGCGCATCATCTACAAGAACAAGTGCATGAGGAACGGGCCCAACGTGCTCATcgccagcctggccctgggggACCTGCTCTACATCCTCATCGCACTGCCCGTCAACGTCTACAAGGTGGGCtccaggggatgggatgggatccatgggatgggatccatgggatggNNNNNNNNNNNNNNNNNNNNNNNNNNNNNNNNNNNNNNNNNNNNNNNNNNNNNNNNNNNNNNNNNNNNNNNNNNNNNNNNNNNNNNNNNNNNNNNNNNNNNNNNNNNNNNNNNNNNNNNNNNNNNNNNNNNNNNNNNNNNNNNNNNNNNNNNNNNNNNNNNNNNNNNNNNNNNNNNNNNNNNNNNNNNNNNNNNNNNNNNNNNNNNNNNNNNNNNNNNNNNNNNNNNNNNNNNNNNNNNNNNNNNNNNNNNNNNNNNNNNNNNNNNNNNNNNNNNNNNNNNNNNNNNNNNNNNNNNNNNNNNNNNNNNNNNNNNNNNNNNNNNNNNNNNNNNNNNNNNNNNNNNNNNNNNNNNNNNNNNNNNNNNNNNNNNNNNNNNNNNNNNNNNNNNNNNNNNNNNNNNNNNNNNNNNNNNNNNNNNNNNNNNNNNNNNNNNNNNNNNNNNNNNNNNNNNNNNNNNNNNNNNNNNNNNNNNNNNNNNNNNNNNNNNNNNNNNNNNNNNNNNNNNNNNNNNNNNNNNNNNNNNNNNNNNNNNNNNNNNNNNNNNNNNNNNNNNNNNNNNNNNNNNNNNNNCCTCAGGAcgagctggggctgctcctggatccctggaagactccaaggccagcttggatgggtATTGGAGCggcctggggtagtggaaggtggccctgcccGTGGtgggggtgggactggatgggctttgggGTCTCTCTGAAGCCCTCCTGGGGTTCTGTGTCGCTGCTGAGGCCGAAGGAAAGAGCTGGAACGGGAGGTTGGTTCTGGGGTAGCCTCAGGGGGCTCCAGGGCTCAGGGGGACAGAGGGGATGTGAACTGAACCTCATTCTCCTCCTTGTGAATGAGTGGCCTGGATCTCTCCAGCCTTCAGGACAGGTTTTCCCCACCTCTGTTCCAGCTGAGCCGGGGTTCTGCCAGGAAAGGGAGCGTGCTTGGGGGTCAGAGTCTGGAAAAGGCTGAGGACACACGGCTTTGAAGCTGTCCAGGCTGGATTTTGGCCGTGTCAGAGCAGGACTTTCATTCTCCCTTTGAAAACAACACAAAGCAGCCTAGTGTGCAGTTTAGGACTCAGATCCTAAAAGCCCCCAGGGTCTGGAGTCAGGACCTGGTGTCTGGACCATCCTTTATCTCTGTCAGGGGAATGAAAgttcccagtgccagcaggcCATGGGGAAGCGCCCACGGCACATTCCCAGTGGTGGGAAGCTCAgagagctctccctgctctctgtgggCTCCCCACCCACAGAGAAGAAGCTGGATGACATTCCCAAAGCAGCCTCTAACCCGTGgatcctccccagctcctggccaaGGACTGGCCCTTCGGAGTGCAGGTCTGCAAGCTGGTGCCCTTCATCCAGAAAGCCTCGGTGGGCATCACGGTGCTCAGCCTCTGCGCCCTCAGCATCGACAGGTGAgacacagcagccctgcccagcccagccctgtcccctcgCTGGGACCAGGGGCACAACCAGGAGCTCCTTCCCAAGCcaaggtggggacaggggatgTGGGGCTGGAATCCAGCAGGAACTCCCTGGAGACAGAGCTGAAATCCtgctggaaaaggctgagggGAGGATGATGGTGTGGGTGGGGTGTGAGGAAGGGTGGCCAGGaccccatccatccatccatcatccatccatcatccatcatccatcNNNNNNNNNNNNNNNNNNNNNNNNNNNNNNNNNNNNNNNNNNNNNNNNNNNNNNNNNNNNNNNNNNNNNNNNNNNNNNNNNNNNNNNNNNNNNNNNNNNNNNNNNNNNNNNNNNNNNNNNNNNNNNNNNNNNNNNNNNNNNNNNNNNNNNNNNNNNNNNNNNNNNNNNNNNNNNNNNNNNNNNNNNNNNNNNNNNNNNNNNNNNNNNNNNNNNNNNNNNNNNNNNNNNNNNNNNNNNNNNNNNNNNNNNNNNNNNNNNNNNNNNNNNNNNNNNNNNNNNNNNNNNNNNNNNNNNNNNNNNNNNNNNNNNNNNNNNNNNNNNNNNNNNNNNNNNNNNNNNNNNNNNNNNNNNNNNNNNNNNNNNNNNNNNNNNNNNNNNNNNNNNNNNNNNNNNNNNNNNNNNNNNNNNNNNNNNNNNNNNNNNNNNNNNNNNNNNNNNNNNNNNNNNNNNNNNNNNNNNNNNNNNNNNNNNNNNNNNNNNNNNNNNNNNNNNNNNNNNNNNNNNNNNNNNNNNNNNNNNNNNNNNNNNNNNNNNNNNNNNNNNNNNNNNNNNNNNNNNNNNNNNNNNNNNNNNNNNNNNNNNNNNNNNNNNNNNNNNNNNNNNNNNNNNNNNNNNNNNNNNNNNNNNNNNNNNNNNNNNNNNNNNNNNNNNNNNNNNNNNNNNNNNNNNNNNNNNNNNNNNNNNNNNNNNNNNNNNNNNNNNNNNNNNNNNNNNNNNNNNNNNNNNNNNNNNNNNNNNNNNNNNNNNNNNNNNNNNNNNNNNNNNNNNNNNNNNNNNNNNCATTCCCACACTTGGGAAGGTTCAGAGGTGGAGGAGGAAGGTGTGAGGGAAAGGAACTTTGGGGAgcaccttctcctcctctccctggctgctTTTCTCACTCCCTTCTGCTCCTGTCACATTGCCATGCCTGGTCAGGTACCGAGCAGTGGCGTCCTGGAGCCGGATCCAAGGAATTGGGATTCCCATGTGGAAGGCCGTGGAGGTGCTGCTGATCTGGGCCGTGGCCATCGTGCTGGCAGTGCCCGAGGCCATCGCCTTCGACATGGTGGAGCTGAGCTACTGGGAGCAGCACCTGTGGGTGTGCATGCTGGCCTCGGAGCAGAAATCCCGCTTCATGAGGGTGTGTGtgcatccccatccccatccccatcccaatccccatcccaatccccatccccatcccaatcctcatccccatccccatcccaatcccaatccccatcccaatcccaatcccactTCATGAGGGTGTGTGtgcatccccatccccatccccatcccaatccccatcccaatccccatcccaatccccatccccatcccaatccccatcccaatcccaatccccatcccaatcccaatcccaatccccatcccaatcccaatcccaatcctgCTTCATGAGGGTGTGTGTGCATCCCAAATTACTCCTCCCAATTCCAATCTCcccatttccagctgctccctctccGTTTCCCCCGCAGTTCTACCGGGATGTGAAGGACTGGTGGCTTTTTGGCTTCTATTTCTGCCTGCCCTTGGTGTGCACGGGCATCTTCTACACCCTCATGTCCTGCGAGATGCTGAGCAAGAGGAACGGGATGAGGATCGCTCTGAATGACCACATGAAACGGGTGAGAGACCCAGGGGGTGATCCTGGGATTCCCAGGGAGGAGGGAGTGATCCTGGAGCGGGGACCAtcctgtcctgtgtcctgtgaaGGACAGGATGAGCTGGCCAAGCCTCACAGCAGACCTTGGCACGTTGGTGCAGGGAATACACCAGGGAAAAGGGCCTTCAGCTCATAATCTGCAGCCTCAGGGATGACCCCAAACCTTTCTGGCCACAGCCCAGCTTCACTAAAGCTCTCCTGGTCCTTTATCCACTCCGGACCGAAGGCTGGATGTGCCAAATCCCCGACAAGGGTtcgctgtcccctcccaggcTTTGGGAATGATTCCCTGAGGAGCTCCAGCTGGCTGTCACCCTAAGAGTGTGAGGGCTGGATGGAGGAGGCCCTGAGACCCCGGGAACAccatcccagcagagccagcagggctggggaggggctgctgctgccctgccccttTCTGCAGCCTGGACCTGCTGCAGGGttccaggagcagcctgtgtggaagatgtccctgcccatggtgggatGAATGAGCCTTAAAGCCCCTTCCAATccaattccatgattccacacCTTGGGCCCTGCTCCCCAGTGCTCACCCTCCCCCTGGCCCTGTCTGGCAGCGCCGGGAGGTGGCCAAGACCGTCTTCTGCCTGGTGGTGATCTTCGCGCTCTGCTGGCTGCCCCTGCACCTCAGCCGCATCCTCAAGAAGACAATCTACGACCAGACGGACCCCAACCGCTGTGAGCTGCTCAGGTAGAGCCCCCAGCAGGTGACACCGGCCTGGGAGCCCCGGTGGGACCAGCACGGGCCCTCTGGGGCTTGGACCACACTGGGGGAGTTGCCTTCCGCCTCCTGCTCTCAGTAATTCCTTGTCCAGACGGCACCGCCCTCCTGACGGGCACAGAGAGGGCTGGGGGGACATGAGAAGGGTTCAATTAAATTTGGGAATGTCTCGGTGAAGCTGAGGTCTCCTGGGCATGGGAACATTCCCAGCAGGGCCCAGGGCTCCTCACTTTCTGCCAGGTGTGAGGTGCCTGTCTCCTTCCCCTTGCAGCCATCAGCAAAAACCCagaccctgctctgctggggtttgggaacatcaggagcaccaggagaaaTCAGAGCTCGTGTTCTTGACTTCCTCAGGGAATGCTCCTCACAAGAAAAGCTGTTCTTCTTCGGGAAGGATGGATTTGTGCCCAGCTCTGTCACCAGTCACTGCTCCTCCACGGGAGCAGATCCCAGGCCAGGCAGTTTGGAAATTCCCACTGTTCTCCACCAGCTTCTGACACATCTGttctctcccttcccacctCAGTTTCCTCCTGGTGATGGATTATTTCGGGATCAACATGGCCTCCCTCAACTCCTGCATCAACCCCGTGGCTCTGTACTTTGTCAGCCGGAAATTCAAGAACTGCTTCCAGGTAGGAACGAGCCCTCCAGAGCTCCTGGGGCCAAGGGCACAAACTGATCTCATTCCTCATCCCAAATTCTCCCCTTTTGGTACCTCTCTTCTCCAAGTGCACCAGAGCTCAGTGCCCTGCTGGGGGGAGGCTTTTGCCAGAGCAGGATTTAGGACAAGCCAAAAATTCCCTGATGTTCTGGGGCAGGAACATCCCCAGGAGCAAtcaggggctggggctgctccagacTCTGAACCCAAAGATGCTGGGAGAGAATTTACAGGAGCAGTGAAGCCctgagaaagaaagggaaggagatggGATGAGATGNNNNNNNNNNNNNNNNNNNNNNNNNNNNNNNNNNNNNNNNNNNNNNNNNNNNNNNNNNNNNNNNNNNNNNNNNNNNNNNNNNNNNNNNNNNNNNNNNNNNNNNNNNNNNNNNNNNNNNNNNNNNNNNNNNNNNNNNNNNNNNNNNNNNNNNNNNNNNNNNNNNNNNNNNNNNNNNNNNNNNNNNNNNNNNNNNNNNNNNNNNNNNNNNNNNNNNNNNNNNNNNNNNNNNNNNNNNNNNNNNNNNNNNNNNNNNNNNNNNNNNNNNNNNNNNNNNNNNNNNNNNNNNNNNNNNNNNNNNNNNNNNNNNNNNNNNNNNNNNNNNNNNNNNNNggatgggatgggatgggatgggatgggatgggatgggatgggatgggatgagatgagATGGGTTGGGATGGgctgagatgagatgagatgagatgagatgagatgagatgagatgagtTGGGATGGGAAGGGAGTTGAACCCAGCTAAACATCACCTGTATTTTCTGTCCCCTAATGATGAGAGCACACAATTACAAAAAATGCCCCAAATTTCAGTATCCTCATTTCCCACCCTCACCAGCCCTATCCTGGAaaacctgctcccagcagagctgcaggacagcaaggctcagccattcccagcctggtgctgtgcagggatgcCTGCTGGCACAAACATGGGaatatttcctcctcttttcccgTATCCCACACCTGTGACCTCCCCACCTTGTGTCTCCCcagtcctgcctgtgctgctggtgccagagGCCGGCCCTGAGCATCACCCCCACGGATGAGAAGGGATCTGTTGGCAAGTGGAAAGCCAcgggccaggagctggggctggaccGGAGCAGCTCCCGCCTGAGCAACAAGTACAGCTCTTCCTAAATCCCTGCCACCATCAAGGACACGGCACAAGGACAGCGGGGCCCCTCCCATCCTCTCCCAGGCTCTTCCTGGCTGGGCCTGAATCAGCTTTGCCTCCGTGTCCTACCCCAGCTGGAcggagctggagcagctccaaacccagccctgaCCCCAGCgctgcaggacagggaagggCATTCCCATCCTCACGGGATCTTTCACTTCCTCGCAGGAAAAACAAGGGAATTCTGGCCATTTCGGAATGTGGGGCGGGAAGGAAGGTTGGGGGGGTCACTCTGAGATGGATGTGGGgtgaggaggagagggagagcgacaattcccagctggaaaagccaACCAAAGCTTGGATAAATCCCTGTGAGGGACAGAGATGTCCTGGTGGCCACCTGGAGGTGGGAAAGGCAGTGGAGAAGGTCCAATCTCAGCTGGAAGAACCACTGGAACCATCTCAAATATGGGAAAGGGCTCTCTCCAATTTATTATTGGCAATAATCCATCCCCACATTTACATGCCAATAATTCATGcctaaaaaaaaagtgattttccagcagttttcaaggccaggttggacagggcttggagcaccctgggacagtggaaggagtccatggcaggggtgggaggagaggcagtgaaggtccctcccaacccaaaccagtctgtgattgCAATCCATGTGATTCCATGTGACTGTGAATCCATGTGATTCCATTCTAACGTTCTTGccaattttttcagaaaaaccaCATGAAAAAGTTGTATTTACCAAGGtttgtgatgattttttttttgttgcttttcccacatctctcctttccctctctctctcctttccctccttgcCCCTTCTTCCttgtcatggaaaaaaatggagagaggaaaaggagagacaagaattgtaattaaaatgttttccaggtGTTGGGGTGGATTTTTAGCTTAACTTTcactgaaatgtaaatattttacaaataaatcatAAAGACAAATGTGtttcaaggaaaacagagaCTGAGGAATATCAAGACCAGCCCATTTTCCAAAAATTTCCCAATCTGTGGAGCAATCTGTGTCCACATTCTTTGacccctgtgctgagcaggacacagcatcctctgcagcaattaaaggaataaactttattattaaaaaaaataatttattaataaagaaaatactcGTTTGGACACAGGGAATTCAACAGACAGAGGTTACACATCCATGGACATCCAAAGGCTACtgcatctcctcctccttctgtgCTCTGAACTCCTTCATGCTCCTCTGAAACAAGAGCAAAGCACAGATGTCACCAGAATGTCCCTGAGCCAccaccctgctgtgctgggctcctcTGCCTGGAGCCTGGAAAGGCTGGGaagctctgccacagctccaggtgctTCTGGAAGTGACTGAAGCTTTACAATTACTGCAAGGGAAAGGGAGCCAGGCCTGTCCAAAAAAACTCCCAGGTTTTCCTGCCAAAGGTGTCTCCAacctcagcctcctgctctgggatCAGGGGCCAGAAGTGACCCTGAGCCCCTCAGGAATGACCCAAGGGCCAGAACTGACCCTGACCCCCCCAGGAATGTCTCACAGGCCAGAAGTGACCCTGAGCCCCCCAGGAATGTCTCACCTCAAAGGTGTTGAGCACATGCTGGCAAACACCCATCAGGTCATTCAGGCCTTTCCGGAATGGCTCCACAGCAGGAAGGGCCCCTTTGGGAAAAGATGGGAGAAGATGGATTAGGGAGATGGGAGGTGGCTTCCCAAGGGCTGTCCTCAGCTCCCCAGGGGTGTgcccccttcccagccccacagctcggggtgccagggctgctcccagtgcctggATGCTGCTTCCCGCTGCAGAGGGCAGGCAAAAAGGGCTTTTCCTTATTTAACAGACTCCTGGTGGGAAGCTGGCACGAGCAGGGGCAATCCCACgaggacagggacacagccccagcctcacCTCTGGTCTGGATCCTGAAGTTGATCTTGCTTTCTGAGGGGTGTGTGATGCAGTAGCCACAGAACTCCACgtcagggctgcaggagggcagAGAGGACAGGGAGCAGTGAAACCCAGCCCAATCCAAATCCCAGGGGAGTCAGAGGCTCGGGGCACCCCAGGCCTGCTGGGGCTCT from Parus major isolate Abel chromosome 4A, Parus_major1.1, whole genome shotgun sequence encodes:
- the LOC107204071 gene encoding endothelin receptor type B-like; translated protein: MRPPVLGFAARSSAGPIPAPTALAILLSCLFSGTHSQTPGAFQESPVPLETLSQDQHSLLQPGLLRAAPSNLSAGPSEPPLLPVCARPADIRHVFKYINTVVSCSIFVVGIIGNSTLLRIIYKNKCMRNGPNVLIASLALGDLLYILIALPVNVYKLLAKDWPFGVQVCKLVPFIQKASVGITVLSLCALSIDRYRAVASWSRIQGIGIPMWKAVEVLLIWAVAIVLAVPEAIAFDMVELSYWEQHLWVCMLASEQKSRFMRFYRDVKDWWLFGFYFCLPLVCTGIFYTLMSCEMLSKRNGMRIALNDHMKRRREVAKTVFCLVVIFALCWLPLHLSRILKKTIYDQTDPNRCELLSFLLVMDYFGINMASLNSCINPVALYFVSRKFKNCFQSCLCCWCQRPALSITPTDEKGSVGKWKATGQELGLDRSSSRLSNKYSSS
- the LOC107204072 gene encoding DNA-directed RNA polymerases I and III subunit RPAC2-like, with protein sequence MVMKNPDVEFCGYCITHPSESKINFRIQTRGALPAVEPFRKGLNDLMGVCQHVLNTFERSMKEFRAQKEEEMQ